In Leptospira stimsonii, a single window of DNA contains:
- the yidD gene encoding membrane protein insertion efficiency factor YidD — MNQLAIKLIQLYKRLISPLLPPACRFTPSCSEYAAQAFQEYGFFRALQLSTWRILRCNPLSQGFEDPLPPNIKRTK, encoded by the coding sequence ATGAACCAACTTGCAATCAAACTGATTCAGCTATACAAACGGCTAATCTCTCCTTTACTCCCGCCTGCCTGTCGATTCACCCCAAGTTGTTCAGAATATGCCGCACAAGCATTTCAAGAATACGGATTTTTCCGCGCATTGCAGTTGAGTACTTGGAGAATTTTGAGATGCAACCCTCTCTCTCAGGGATTCGAAGATCCCTTGCCACCTAACATTAAAAGGACGAAATGA